A window from Triticum aestivum cultivar Chinese Spring chromosome 6D, IWGSC CS RefSeq v2.1, whole genome shotgun sequence encodes these proteins:
- the LOC123141337 gene encoding transcription factor IBH1-like 1, translating to MGAPSSSTKAFKQGFLRSFLLSLRSCRNGAMGLQERKRAVRSSADIAMATTRGSGAMWPQALLAAASSSSSLPWPRRLPAAATVKTTTRRKNMARRRCLQRRTTTSSGEIARRLVRKRTKVLRGMVPGGELLDGASLLREAMDYVVHLRAQVAVLRRVSNAMQHRPSSHHMTVAVAPPVPLKTETTGKAQASDGNQE from the exons ATGGGGGCCCCTAGCAGCAGCACCAAGGCCTTCAAGCAGGGGTTCCTCCGGAGCTTCCTCCTGAGCCTGAGATCCTGCAGGAACGGCGCCATGGGCCTGCAAGAGAGAAAGCGCGCCGTCAGGTCGTCCGCCGACATCGCCATGGCCACCACCCGCGGCAGCGGAGCCATGTGGCCGCAGGCCCTCCTAGCAGCAGCATCGTCATCATCTTCGCTGCCGTGGCCTAGGCGGTTGCCGGCTGCAGCCACGGTGAAGACGACGACGAGGCGGAAGAACATGGCCAGGAGGCGCTGTCTccagaggaggacgacgacgagcagCGGCGAGATCGCGAGGAGGCTGGTGAGGAAGCGGACCAAGGTGCTGCGGGGGATGGTgcccggcggcgagctcctcgacGGCGCCTCGCTGCTCCGCGAGGCCATGGACTACGTCGTCCACCTGCGCGCGCAGGTCGCCGTGCTCCGCCGCGTCTCCAACGCCATGCAACACAGACCATCGTCCCACCACATGACAG TGGCTGTTGCACCACCAGTACCGTTGAAAACAGAGACGACCGGAAAGGCTCAAGCCTCGGATGGAAACCAAGAATAG